In a single window of the Biomphalaria glabrata chromosome 13, xgBioGlab47.1, whole genome shotgun sequence genome:
- the LOC129922563 gene encoding uncharacterized protein LOC129922563 has protein sequence MLQSLLLLCYSLFCYCAIVSSATVLQSLLLLCYSLFCYCATVSPATVLQSLLLLCYSLSCYCAIVSSATVLQSLLLLCYSLFCYCAIVSPATVPQSLLLLCYSLSCYCATVSPATVLQSLLLLCYSLFCYCATVSPATSLLLLCYSLSCYCATVSPATVLQSLLLLCYSLSCYCATVSSATVLQSLLLLCYSLSCYCAIVSPATVLQSLLLLCYSLSCYCAIVSSATVLQSLLLLCYSLFCCCATVSPATVLQSLLLLCYSLFCCCATVSSATVLQSLLLLCYSLFCYCVTASPATVLQPLLLLCYSLFCCSATVSSATELQSLLLQCYSLSCYCVTASPATVLQPLLLLCYSLFCCCATVSPVTVLQPLLLLCSSLSCYCVTASPATVLQSLLLLCYSLFCYCATASPATMLQSLLLLCSSLSCYCATVSPATMLQSFLLLCYSLSCYCATVSPATVLQPVLLLCYSLSCYCVTASPATVSQPLLLLCYSLFCYCAIVSSAALLQSLLLLCYSLFCCSATVSSATVLQPLLLLCSSLSCYCAPVSPATVLHSLLLLCSSLSCYCATASPATVLQSLLLLCYSLSCYCATVSPATVLQSVQVLCYNHSSYYATTSPSTVSPATVLQPLLLLCYSLSCYCATETR, from the exons ATGCTCCAGTCTCTCCTGCTACTGTGCTACAGTCTCTTCTGCTACTGTGCTATAGTCTCTTCTGCTACTGTGCTACAGTCTCTCCTGCTACTGTGCTATAGTCTCTTCTGCTACTGTGCTACAGTCTCTCCTGCTACTGTGCTACAGTCTCTCCTGCTACTGTGCTACAGTCTCTCCTGCTACTGTGCTATAGTCTCTTCTGCTACTGTGCTACAGTCTCTCCTGCTACTGTGCTACAGTCTCTTCTGCTACTGTGCTATAGTCTCTCCTGCTACTGTGCCACAGTCTCTTCTGCTACTGTGCTACAGTCTCTCCTGCTACTGTGCTACAGTCTCTCCTGCTACTGTGCTACAGTCTCTCCTGCTACTGTGCTACAGTCTCTTCTGCTACTGTGCTACAGTCTCTCCTGCTACT TCTCTCCTGCTACTGTGCTACAGTCTCTCCTGCTACTGTGCTACAGTCTCTCCTGCTACTGTGCTACAGTCTCTCCTGCTACTGTGCTATAGTCTCTCCTGCTACTGTGCTACAGTCTCTTCTGCTACTGTGCTACAGTCTCTCCTGCTACTGTGCTACAGTCTCTCCTGCTACTGTGCTATAGTCTCTCCTGCTACTGTGCTACAGTCTCTCCTGCTACTGTGCTATAGTCTCTCCTGCTACTGTGCTATAGTCTCTTCTGCTACTGTGCTACAGTCTCTTCTGCTACTGTGCTATAGTCTCTTCTGCTGCTGTGCTACAGTCTCTCCTGCTACTGTGCTACAGTCTCTTCTGCTACTGTGCTATAGTCTCTTCTGCTGCTGTGCTACAGTCTCTTCTGCTACTGTGCTACAGTCTCTCCTGTTATTGTGCTACAGTCTCTTCTGCTACTGTGTCACAGCCTCTCCTGCTACTGTGCTACAGCCTCTTCTGCTACTGTGCTATAGTCTCTTCTGCTGCTCTGCTACAGTCTCTTCTGCTACTGAGCTACAGTCTCTCCTGCTACAGTGCTACAGTCTCTCCTGCTACTGTGTCACAGCCTCTCCTGCTACTGTGCTACAGCCTCTTCTGCTACTGTGCTATAGTCTCTTCTGCTGCTGTGCTACAGTCTCTCCTGTTACTGTGCTACAGCCTCTCCTGCTACTATGCTCCAGTCTCTCCTGCTACTGTGTCACAGCCTCTCCTGCTACTGTGCTACAGTCTCTTCTGCTGCTCTGCTACAGTCTCTTCTGCTACTGTGCTACAGCCTCTCCTGCTACTATGCTCCAGTCTCTCCTGCTACTGTGCTCCAGTCTCTCCTGCTACTGTGCTACAGTCTCTCCTGCTACTATGCTCCAGTCTTTCCTGCTACTGTGCTACAGCCTCTCCTGCTACTGTGCTACAGTCTCTCCTGCTACTGTGCTACAGCCTGTCCTGCTACTGTGCTACAGTCTCTCCTGCTACTGTGTCACAGCCTCTCCTGCTACTGTGTCACAGCCTCTCCTGCTACTGTGCTACAGCCTCTTCTGCTACTGTGCTATAGTCTCTTCTGCTGCTCTGCTACAGTCTCTTCTGCTACTGTGCTACAGTCTCTTCTGCTGCTCTGCTACAGTCTCTTCTGCTACTGTGCTACAGCCTCTCCTGCTACTATGCTCCAGTCTCTCCTGCTACTGTGCTCCAGTCTCTCCTGCTACTGTGCTACATTCTCTCCTGCTACTATGCTCCAGTCTCTCCTGCTACTGTGCTACAGCCTCTCCTGCTACTGTGCTACAGTCTCTCCTGCTACTGTGCTACAGCCTGTCCTGCTACTGTGCTACAGTCTCTCCTGCTACTGTGCTACAGTCTGTCCAGGTATTGTGCTACAACCACTCCAGCTACTATGCTACAACCTCTCCTTCTACAGTATCTCCTGCTACTGTGCTACAGCCTCTCCTGCTACTGTGTTACAGCCTCTCCTGCTACTGTGCTACAGAGACAAGATAA
- the LOC106062441 gene encoding uncharacterized protein LOC106062441, with protein MKALLVVFASCLLSVSLRTSELVLVVEPGVIIPGETAQLVINCSMKNHDAEGHVYSSLSLYRYNNTNKGYDLLLAMETKNFNTSKFVELEDVHISSGKFFAALIKKIPTQSDAQVYKCLVVGETFIISEKKVVKYNAMIKLNKTNLGNADLVMDVKPSIINFGFTPQLVVNCSLTINTVLERVYSTISLYRYNVTQKEFDLLLTMDTKTMNVKQTVEHKDVHISSGSMFAALIKVNPTQSDAQVYKCLVGGEGFIFLEKKLAKYFPTIKLNKTQHMNKSTKDTLFNDKSKRNIIPFCFTWKQSSSKGNNSTFTTISINHVQTIFLIRYQTNS; from the exons ATGAAAGCTTTACTTGTAGTGTTCGCTTCATGTTTGTTATCTGTTTCATTGAGAACTTCAG aactTGTCTTAGTTGTAGAGCCAGGCGTCATAATTCCTGGAGAAACAGCACAACTAGTGATCAACTGTTCTATGAAAAACCATGACGCTGAAGGACATGTCTACAGTTCTTTATCTCTATACCgttataataatacaaataaaggATATGATCTTCTTCTCGCAATGGAGACAAAAAACTTCAATACTAGTAAATTCGTAGAACTTGAAGATGTACACATCTCTTCGGGGAAATTCTTTGCAGCTTTGATCAAAAAGATTCCTACTCAGTCTGACGCACAAGTGTACAAGTGTCTTGTTGTTGGAGAAACATTTATTATTTCGGAAAAAAAGGTCGTAAAATACAATGCAATGATAAAGcttaataaaacaaatctagGAAATGcag accTTGTTATGGATGTCAAGCCAAGCATCATTAATTTCGGATTCACCCCTCAACTTGTGGTCAATTGTTCTTTAACAATAAACACAGTCTTGGAACGTGTGTACAGTACTATATCCCTATACCGTTATAATGTCACACAGAAAGAATTCGATCTACTACTTACAATGGATACAAAGACAATGAATGTAAAACAAACTGTGGAACATAAAGATGTACACATCTCTTCAGGAAGTATGTTTGCAGCCTTGATCAAAGTGAACCCTACCCAGTCTGACGCACAAGTGTACAAGTGTCTTGTAGGTGGAGAAGGATTCATATTTTTGGAAAAGAAGCTTGCGAAGTATTTTCCAACAATAAAGCTTAATAAAACTCAGCACATGAATAAAAGTACAAAAGATACATTATTCAATGATAAAAGTAAGCGCAATATAATACCCTTTTGTTTTACATGGAAACAAAGCTcatctaagggaaataactctacatttacaactatatctatcaatcatGTACAAACGattttccttattcgatatcaaaccaatagttaa